Within uncultured Methanoregula sp., the genomic segment TAGAAGAGATCATGCACACTGCCCGGGAAATCAATGCAAAGGGTCTTTCGGTCACGATCCCGTTCAAGCAGGACGTTATCCCGCTGCTGGACGAGATCGATGAGAACGCGGCACAGTCGATCGGCGCCGTGAACACGGTGGTCTTTGCCTGCGGGTCGGCAGTCGGGTACAACACCGACTGGCTCGGGGTCCGGAAACCGCTTGTCTCCCTCAAGGGAGCAAAGGCTGTGCTGCTCGGGGCCGGGGGCGTTGCATCCGCAGCAGCCTATGCCCTTGTGGATCTCGACATGGACGTAACCATTCTCAACCGCACACCGGCAAATGCGAAGGCGCTGGCAGAGCGGGCCGGCTGCCGCTGGGCTGCATGGGACGCGTTCGACGATATCCACCCGGATCTCGTGGTGAACGCAACCCCGCTTGGCATGGAGCCGGACACCCGGAGCCCGCTTCGGCCCGATCAGCTCCGCAGGGAGATGACGGTCTTTGACCTGGTCTACACGCCGCCGATCACCCCGCTCATCGAGGCAGCCCGGGCAGCCGGCTGCCCGACAATAACCGGAACAGATCTCTTCATCGAACAGGCAAAAGAGCAGTTCTGGCTCTGGTTCGGGATCGATGTCCCAAGAGAAACCCTCAGGAAGTATGTCTCATGAACACCTTTGGCAATAATTTCCGTATCACAACCTTTGGCGAAAGCCACGGCAAGGCAGTAGGCGCAGTCATTGACGGCTGTCCCGCGGGATTACTTCTTTCCGAGGAGGACATCCAGCCCCTGCTCGACCGGCGCAGGCCGGGCACATCCCCGCTCACCTCGCCCCGGCAGGAGACCGACCGGGTCGAGATCCTCTCCGGGATCTTTGAAGGCCGTACCACCGGTACGCCCATTGCCCTGGTTGTGCCGAACCGGGACACAAAATCACATGACTACGAAGTCCTCCGGGAAGTCTTCCGGCCGGGCCATGCCGATTTCACGTACCAGGCAAAGTACGGGATCCGCGATCACCGGGGCGGGGGCAGGAGCTCGGGACGGGAAACCGTCGGCAGGGTTGCAGCCGGTGCCGTTGCCCTGAAGCTCCTTGCCGGAAAAGGCATAACCATGAGCGGCAGGATCGTTTCAGTCCATGGCAGAACAACCCTGGAAGACATTGAGCGGGAGATCCTTGCCGCAAAAACTGCCGGAGATTCGGTTGGCGGGATCGTTGAGATCGTGGCACGGGGCTGCCCGGCCGGCCTTGGCGACCCGGTCTTTGGCAAACTCGATGCAGGAATTGCCGGTGCCATGATGGGCATCGGTGCCGTGAAAGGCGTGGAGATCGGCGACGGGTTTGCCGTGGCCGG encodes:
- the aroC gene encoding chorismate synthase yields the protein MNTFGNNFRITTFGESHGKAVGAVIDGCPAGLLLSEEDIQPLLDRRRPGTSPLTSPRQETDRVEILSGIFEGRTTGTPIALVVPNRDTKSHDYEVLREVFRPGHADFTYQAKYGIRDHRGGGRSSGRETVGRVAAGAVALKLLAGKGITMSGRIVSVHGRTTLEDIEREILAAKTAGDSVGGIVEIVARGCPAGLGDPVFGKLDAGIAGAMMGIGAVKGVEIGDGFAVAGKFGSENNDPMTADGFASNHAGGILGGISSGQDIVVRIAVKPTPSIAKLQKTRDIHGNVVDITVGGRHDPCIVPRILPVAEAMLALVLADAVLEQEKYRP